A stretch of Exiguobacterium sp. BMC-KP DNA encodes these proteins:
- the prfA gene encoding peptide chain release factor 1, whose protein sequence is MLDRLSALEDRYEKLNDMLADPAIINDTNQLREVSKEQSQLAPTVETYRIYREKMEAYQEARQMLTDPEMRDLAKEEVAMLEPEIKELEAKLKALLLPKDPNDDKNVIVEIRGAAGGDEAALFAGDLFKMYSKFAEKQSWKIEIIDASYTELGGYKEIIFIVKGTGAYSKLKYENGAHRVQRVPSTESGGRIHTSTATVAVLPEAEDVEVEIHDKDVRVDTFTSSGPGGQSVNTTQSAVRVTHVPTGIVASCQDEKSQIKNKEKAMKVLRARVYDKIQREQQAEYDEKRKSAVGTGDRSERIRTYNFAQNRVTDHRIGLTIQKLDRILQGEMDEVIDTLVMEYQARASEAAN, encoded by the coding sequence ATGTTGGATCGATTGAGTGCCTTAGAGGACCGTTATGAAAAACTGAATGATATGTTGGCTGATCCAGCCATCATTAATGATACGAATCAATTGCGTGAGGTTTCAAAAGAGCAGTCGCAACTTGCTCCGACAGTCGAAACGTACCGCATCTATCGCGAGAAGATGGAAGCTTATCAAGAAGCACGTCAAATGTTGACGGATCCGGAGATGCGCGACCTTGCAAAGGAAGAAGTCGCGATGCTTGAGCCGGAGATTAAAGAACTCGAAGCCAAGCTGAAAGCGTTACTTTTACCGAAGGATCCGAATGATGATAAGAACGTCATCGTTGAGATTCGTGGTGCAGCAGGTGGAGACGAAGCAGCCTTGTTTGCCGGGGATCTTTTCAAGATGTATTCGAAGTTCGCGGAAAAACAGAGCTGGAAGATCGAAATCATCGATGCGAGCTATACGGAGCTCGGTGGCTATAAAGAAATTATCTTCATCGTTAAAGGAACCGGTGCTTACTCGAAGCTGAAGTACGAGAACGGCGCACATCGCGTGCAACGTGTCCCGTCGACCGAATCCGGTGGACGGATCCATACGTCAACGGCGACCGTCGCCGTCTTACCGGAAGCAGAAGACGTTGAAGTCGAAATCCACGATAAGGATGTCCGCGTCGACACGTTCACATCGAGTGGACCGGGTGGACAGTCTGTCAATACGACGCAATCCGCTGTCCGTGTCACGCACGTGCCGACTGGAATCGTCGCGAGTTGTCAGGATGAGAAGTCGCAGATCAAGAACAAGGAAAAAGCGATGAAGGTCTTACGGGCGCGTGTCTACGATAAAATTCAACGTGAACAACAAGCCGAATACGATGAAAAACGGAAATCGGCTGTTGGAACAGGTGACCGCTCGGAGCGGATTCGGACGTACAATTTCGCCCAAAACCGGGTGACCGATCACCGGATCGGTTTGACGATCCAAAAGCTCGACCGGATCCTGCAAGGAGAGATGGATGAAGTCATCGATACGCTCGTCATGGAGTATCAGGCGCGGGCATCGGAGGCGGCAAACTGA
- a CDS encoding GntR family transcriptional regulator, which yields MFTVDPKSPLPIYEQLVTQIIRSIARGLLRSGEQMPSVRELAGTLLVNPNTVSRAYQELESRNFIVTMRGKGSFISDIPLSEVKQAAIQDPLIRLCSVADELSISNEELYQLILHIREDSSC from the coding sequence ATGTTCACCGTCGATCCGAAAAGTCCGTTACCGATCTATGAACAGTTGGTCACGCAAATCATCCGCTCGATTGCCCGTGGTCTACTCCGCTCTGGCGAACAGATGCCATCCGTCCGTGAACTTGCCGGTACACTCCTTGTCAATCCAAACACCGTCTCCCGTGCCTATCAGGAACTCGAGAGCCGCAACTTCATCGTCACGATGCGCGGCAAAGGCTCGTTCATCTCAGACATCCCCCTCAGTGAAGTCAAACAAGCCGCTATTCAAGATCCACTCATCCGTCTTTGTTCCGTCGCCGACGAACTCTCTATTTCAAACGAAGAACTATACCAACTCATCTTACACATAAGGGAGGATTCCTCATGTTGA
- a CDS encoding ATP-binding cassette domain-containing protein has protein sequence MLTVSHLTKQIDRTMIYENASFTLPAGTITALIGRNGAGKTTLLKTLVGALEPTRGKVEWSGESIHHVPKTREHLFLVPDSVSVYRQMTLGELINFYNAFYPNFEKTYIENYCRSSNLDRGRRVTSLSKGQAQLFLLQLAFATNAPVLLLDEPTDGLDRINKRDYLKQLVSLLAERQTAVLIASHQLEELDSLADRVMTIEKHIVREPKALDDAKASMQKWQVVYEDVPELTHADLHVLSQTGRVVTLLVLSDEGARYLETTDPLLKDALPVQMEDYFLGTFGGKRHG, from the coding sequence ATGTTGACCGTTTCTCATTTAACGAAACAAATTGACCGTACCATGATTTATGAAAATGCATCCTTCACCCTTCCAGCAGGAACAATTACTGCTTTGATTGGTCGTAACGGTGCTGGAAAAACGACATTACTCAAGACACTCGTCGGTGCTCTTGAGCCGACACGTGGAAAGGTCGAATGGAGTGGCGAGTCGATCCACCACGTCCCAAAGACGCGAGAGCATCTCTTTCTCGTTCCGGACTCGGTCTCCGTCTATCGTCAGATGACGCTCGGCGAATTAATCAACTTCTACAATGCGTTCTATCCGAACTTCGAAAAGACGTATATTGAAAACTACTGTCGTTCCTCAAACCTTGATCGTGGACGTCGCGTCACATCTTTATCGAAGGGACAAGCACAATTGTTCCTTCTCCAACTGGCGTTCGCGACGAATGCACCCGTCTTATTGCTCGATGAACCGACGGACGGACTTGACCGGATCAACAAACGGGATTACTTAAAGCAGCTTGTCTCGTTACTTGCGGAGCGCCAAACTGCCGTCTTGATCGCCTCACATCAACTCGAAGAGCTCGATTCACTCGCTGATCGCGTCATGACGATCGAAAAACATATCGTCCGCGAACCAAAGGCACTCGACGATGCTAAAGCCAGTATGCAAAAATGGCAAGTCGTCTATGAAGATGTTCCAGAACTTACGCACGCCGATCTCCATGTCTTATCCCAAACGGGTCGCGTCGTGACATTACTCGTCTTATCGGATGAAGGCGCACGTTATCTTGAAACGACGGATCCTTTATTAAAAGATGCACTACCGGTACAGATGGAAGATTACTTCTTAGGGACATTTGGAGGAAAACGACATGGTTAA
- a CDS encoding alkaline phosphatase, translating into MKLKRIIPIFALSTLSLSTMFSMPEAEAKTKPVKSPEIRNVIFLIGDGMGVSYTSAHRYLKNDPSTPVAEKTAFDQYLVGQQMTYPEDSKENVTDSASAATAMSSGVKTYNAAIAVDNDKSEVKTVLEAAKERGKSTGLVATSEITHATPASFGAHDENRKNMNAIADDYFKERVNGKHKIDVMLGGGKSNFVRPDVDLTKAFKKDGYSYVTDLDQLKADKNKQVLGLFADGGLPKRIDRENSVPSLAQMTNSAIKRLDTNKKGFFLMVEGSQVDWAGHDNDIVGAMSEMEDFERAFKAAIAFAKKDKHTLVVATADHSTGGYSIGADGIYNWFAEPIKAAKKTPDFMAQKIVDGADVRKTLTTYIDQDKLALTDKEIDSVSRAAESKKLLEIDNAIEEIFNERSHTGWTTGGHTGEDVPVYAFGPAKERFAGQVDNTDHAKIIFDLLKSKK; encoded by the coding sequence ATGAAATTAAAACGTATCATTCCGATTTTTGCCTTATCGACTCTTTCCCTCAGCACGATGTTCTCGATGCCAGAAGCAGAAGCAAAGACAAAACCTGTGAAATCACCGGAAATCCGTAACGTCATCTTCTTGATCGGCGACGGAATGGGTGTCTCGTATACATCCGCTCATCGTTACTTAAAGAACGATCCATCGACACCAGTTGCTGAAAAAACAGCGTTTGATCAATATCTGGTCGGTCAACAGATGACTTATCCGGAAGATTCAAAGGAAAACGTCACCGATTCCGCTTCTGCAGCGACGGCGATGTCTTCTGGTGTAAAGACGTACAATGCAGCGATTGCGGTTGATAATGATAAATCGGAAGTTAAGACCGTCCTCGAAGCAGCAAAAGAACGTGGTAAATCAACAGGACTCGTCGCAACGTCTGAAATCACACATGCGACACCTGCTTCGTTTGGTGCCCATGATGAGAACCGGAAGAACATGAACGCCATCGCAGACGATTACTTCAAGGAACGCGTCAACGGGAAACATAAAATCGATGTCATGCTTGGCGGCGGAAAGTCGAACTTCGTCCGTCCGGATGTCGACTTGACGAAAGCATTCAAGAAAGACGGGTACAGTTACGTCACGGATCTTGATCAATTGAAAGCCGATAAAAATAAACAAGTCCTTGGTCTGTTCGCAGATGGCGGGTTACCAAAACGGATCGACCGCGAAAACTCGGTCCCATCGCTGGCTCAAATGACGAACTCTGCGATCAAGCGACTCGACACGAATAAAAAAGGATTCTTCCTAATGGTTGAAGGAAGTCAAGTCGACTGGGCTGGTCATGACAATGATATCGTCGGTGCCATGAGTGAAATGGAAGACTTCGAGCGCGCATTCAAAGCCGCAATCGCCTTTGCGAAGAAGGATAAGCATACGCTCGTCGTCGCAACGGCTGACCACTCAACTGGTGGATACTCGATCGGCGCGGACGGCATCTATAACTGGTTCGCCGAACCAATCAAAGCGGCAAAGAAAACACCAGACTTCATGGCGCAAAAAATCGTCGATGGTGCGGATGTCCGTAAGACGTTGACGACGTATATCGATCAAGACAAACTCGCCTTAACGGATAAAGAAATCGATAGCGTCTCTCGCGCTGCTGAATCGAAAAAATTACTCGAGATCGATAATGCGATCGAAGAAATCTTCAACGAACGTTCGCACACTGGCTGGACGACAGGTGGACATACAGGTGAAGACGTACCCGTCTATGCGTTCGGTCCTGCTAAGGAACGTTTCGCAGGACAAGTCGATAACACCGATCACGCGAAAATCATCTTCGATCTCTTGAAATCGAAAAAATAA
- a CDS encoding DUF4352 domain-containing protein, which translates to MKQILATLMLGTVLAGCGTSASQDTPKEPSSAKQEQPVSLEKTSAYVPNPQIPDDRELTKIDQTVTDDKGELTLKQFKRVNKTQKIGPIEMTIEEVKVFHARPSYGMIDFFHGFTHDESFDLIKTRVTIKNTSDEPVTFNPVAHFKLDATTEKTLEDDVYLESLAKTYAPSESRSGNFGFILERPVDSIELLTSDVLDEKQDVIQKGTAFSTSLR; encoded by the coding sequence ATGAAACAGATACTTGCTACTTTGATGCTCGGGACGGTGCTCGCAGGTTGTGGCACTTCCGCATCACAAGACACACCGAAAGAACCATCGTCTGCGAAACAGGAGCAGCCGGTATCGCTTGAAAAAACAAGCGCCTATGTCCCGAACCCACAAATCCCGGACGATCGTGAACTAACGAAAATCGACCAGACCGTTACGGATGATAAGGGTGAATTGACGCTTAAACAATTCAAACGGGTGAATAAAACGCAAAAGATTGGTCCGATTGAGATGACGATCGAAGAAGTCAAAGTTTTTCATGCTCGTCCAAGCTACGGCATGATTGATTTCTTCCATGGTTTCACGCACGATGAATCCTTCGATTTGATCAAGACACGTGTCACAATCAAGAATACAAGTGATGAACCGGTCACGTTCAATCCGGTCGCCCACTTTAAACTCGATGCTACGACCGAAAAGACACTTGAAGACGACGTCTATTTAGAGTCGCTCGCAAAGACGTATGCTCCGTCCGAATCACGAAGCGGTAACTTCGGCTTCATTTTGGAACGACCGGTTGATTCGATTGAGCTTTTGACAAGTGACGTTCTCGACGAAAAACAAGATGTCATCCAAAAAGGAACAGCGTTTTCGACATCCCTTCGTTGA